The Polyangiaceae bacterium genome includes a region encoding these proteins:
- a CDS encoding sigma-70 family RNA polymerase sigma factor, whose translation MATQHNARLRLVGGTDAASKKPRREPAPSSELDDAQLVSLAREGHLTAFETLYRRHASFALNVAVRIQGNAVDVEDVVHDAYLRAHQRLTELREPALFRPWLGSIVVRLVRSRMRRRRLLAALGMASVEPVDLDAIAATDASPEVRAQLAQIYALLRTIPSDERIAWTLRYIERHRLEVVAELVGCSLATVKRRISRAQAFLTAHFVPPFAEEST comes from the coding sequence ATGGCCACCCAGCACAACGCGCGGCTCCGCCTCGTCGGTGGGACGGACGCGGCGAGCAAGAAGCCCCGGCGCGAGCCCGCGCCGAGCTCCGAGCTGGATGACGCGCAGCTGGTGTCGCTTGCGCGGGAAGGCCACCTGACTGCCTTCGAGACCTTGTACCGACGCCATGCGTCGTTCGCCCTCAACGTCGCGGTGCGCATACAAGGCAACGCGGTGGACGTCGAGGACGTCGTCCACGACGCCTACCTGCGCGCGCACCAGCGGCTGACCGAGCTGCGCGAGCCGGCGCTGTTCCGCCCCTGGTTGGGCTCCATCGTCGTGCGCCTGGTTCGTTCGCGCATGCGCCGGCGACGCCTGCTCGCGGCGCTCGGCATGGCGTCGGTGGAGCCGGTGGATCTCGACGCCATCGCTGCGACCGACGCGAGCCCGGAGGTCCGAGCCCAGCTCGCTCAGATCTACGCTCTGCTCCGCACCATTCCTTCGGACGAGCGCATCGCCTGGACGCTTCGCTACATCGAGCGGCACCGGCTCGAGGTCGTGGCGGAGCTCGTCGGTTGCTCGCTGGCCACCGTCAAGCGGCGCATCTCCCGGGCGCAAGCCTTCCTCACCGCACACTTCGTCCCTCCGTTCGCGGAGGAATCGACATGA
- a CDS encoding FHA domain-containing protein, producing MSNVAETRAAASRVAKWLVDKGRPDEAVSVLAAWAAAGPNDSEGQQLLAEALRVDPSARVAQQAFERMEGVPGDHADLDAVIERYNAQEVARLDAETRRPSFRRAQMGFNNNIKFMDQVFHVQTEDSGLDAPHIITHLFADGGRVIKSHKRDYHEHVNRGDVADFVKGLMKAQHLEMVLMLREGRFEPIIAGREIGGMSLLTEPPNVENVKKLASKKEARAEAGQAAVPEARPEPVAQPAAVEPPPPTQPSARPPVPRPAPPPASRQYFRLHVLRSLWGGPERFEPFGSEALIGREGEIALSGEVFCHPREAMLIYKDNRLWLQDLGRGNGVFLRIRTPIELEFGDEFVIGDQLLRIEKNPVADDGPDPDPTYFYSSPKWPSSFRVLQVFVGGLVGACVVSRGNTLQVGSAIGDLVFPDDPLVGPQHCLIEEQAGSVYLTDLSSRTGVFVRIRGQQELEHGDELLVGRTRLVVDLSPAANS from the coding sequence ATGAGCAACGTCGCCGAGACCCGCGCCGCCGCGTCGCGCGTGGCCAAGTGGCTCGTCGACAAGGGGCGCCCCGACGAAGCCGTGTCGGTGCTCGCCGCGTGGGCAGCAGCGGGGCCCAACGACAGCGAAGGACAGCAGCTGCTCGCCGAGGCGCTGCGGGTGGATCCGAGCGCGCGCGTCGCGCAGCAGGCCTTCGAGCGCATGGAGGGAGTGCCCGGGGACCACGCCGATCTGGACGCGGTCATCGAGCGCTACAACGCGCAGGAGGTCGCGCGCCTCGACGCCGAGACGCGGCGCCCGAGCTTTCGCCGCGCGCAGATGGGGTTCAACAACAACATCAAGTTCATGGACCAGGTCTTCCACGTGCAGACGGAGGACTCGGGCCTGGACGCCCCGCACATCATCACGCACCTGTTCGCCGACGGCGGGCGCGTCATCAAGAGCCACAAACGTGACTATCACGAGCACGTGAACCGCGGCGATGTCGCCGACTTCGTCAAAGGGCTGATGAAGGCCCAGCACCTCGAGATGGTGCTGATGCTGCGCGAGGGGCGCTTCGAGCCGATCATCGCCGGGCGCGAGATCGGCGGCATGTCGCTCCTGACGGAGCCGCCGAACGTCGAGAACGTCAAGAAGCTCGCGAGCAAGAAGGAGGCTCGAGCCGAGGCGGGACAGGCCGCGGTCCCGGAGGCGCGACCCGAGCCCGTGGCGCAGCCGGCGGCGGTCGAGCCGCCGCCTCCGACCCAGCCCTCGGCGCGGCCGCCGGTGCCGCGTCCCGCGCCGCCGCCAGCGTCCAGGCAGTATTTCCGCCTGCACGTGCTGCGCAGCTTGTGGGGTGGCCCCGAGCGCTTCGAGCCCTTCGGCAGCGAGGCGCTGATCGGTCGCGAGGGCGAGATCGCGTTGAGCGGGGAGGTCTTCTGCCACCCGCGCGAGGCGATGCTCATCTACAAGGACAACCGCCTCTGGCTGCAGGACCTGGGTCGAGGCAACGGCGTGTTCCTGCGCATCCGGACCCCCATCGAGCTGGAGTTCGGCGACGAGTTCGTGATCGGCGATCAGCTGCTCAGGATCGAGAAGAACCCCGTGGCGGACGACGGCCCCGATCCGGATCCGACCTACTTCTACTCGTCGCCCAAGTGGCCATCGTCGTTCCGCGTGCTTCAGGTGTTCGTCGGCGGGCTCGTCGGAGCCTGCGTGGTCTCGCGCGGCAATACCTTGCAGGTCGGCTCCGCCATCGGCGACCTAGTGTTCCCCGACGACCCGCTGGTGGGCCCTCAGCACTGCCTGATCGAGGAGCAGGCGGGCAGCGTCTACCTCACCGATCTCAGCTCGCGCACCGGGGTGTTCGTGCGCATCCGCGGTCAGCAAGAGCTCGAGCACGGCGACGAGCTGCTCGTGGGCCGTACTCGGCTGGTCGTGGACCTGAGCCCCGCGGCCAACAGCTGA
- a CDS encoding D-alanyl-D-alanine carboxypeptidase family protein: protein MRPLAWLGLLGILLSLLTACGAPPEAGEELGEVEQAVVSAPLPSAHCQINVIGKGVKALEDDYLPHVITCENGGASLEALKAQAIAARSVAYYNIATQGSICDGQGCQVYSCGAAPQAKHFQAVKETAGMYLSFAGALTYGFYVAGDTNTGGSGCVGSSGSTEKYVTYNWGKTGGAVKQTSLGYIGPPGFGQNRGCMGQWGARCLESKGWGHMDILRFYYGSDIQVLKASGPCVQSCKAHCEGSTIVGADCGKGDCAAYGATCVDDSKGVRCASVFCPAQGQKKVCIDDKLIGDCNDGAISSGDCSVYGAKCVDDAKGARCVSVFCPAQGQKKVCIDDKIIGDCDDGGISTGDCSVYAAKCVDDAKGARCASLFCDGAPGKAHDVCLPNGQLGHCTDAGGLSAEDCPADEPCTDTAAGAQCGETPPTTSSGGTGGSAPTSGGASGAGGAAPSPISPDAGVVADDSGCSVGGPGRGAMPALVLLVLGACAAVRRKQARLAALAVLLLGAAGCSAGNPEGGDADEEQCEAPTLAQSAEALSSIDCGEHGDTGYSSGSPFPITVVTVDGKPVEKATANAYYVMAQAAAAAGVNLKIVSGFRTMAEQQYFYGCYVNCNCNNCNLAAKPGYSNHQSGHALDLNTSSAGVYAWLEAHAGAYGFKRTVPSENWHWEWWGGGPGGGPCGSCKPHCDGSKIVGADCGKGDCAAYGATCVDDAKGVRCASVFCPAQGQKKVCINDKLIGDCNDGAISSGDCSAYGAKCVDDAKGARCVSVFCPALGQKKVCLDDKLIGDCNDGAISAGDCSIYAAKCVDDAKGARCASLFCDDAPGKAHDVCLPNGQLGHCTDAGGLSAEDCPAGEPCTDTAAGAQCGETPAPAPSGGSGGSGAGGSGSGWTGGAGGGSSGGKPGASPSSGGKPGSSAEDVEAGCSCSMPGESAPRSLPAHLALAALALLGARRRAAL from the coding sequence ATGCGACCTCTGGCGTGGCTGGGCCTGCTCGGAATCCTGCTCTCCCTGCTGACCGCGTGCGGCGCGCCGCCCGAAGCGGGCGAAGAGCTGGGCGAGGTCGAGCAGGCGGTGGTGTCGGCGCCGCTCCCGAGCGCTCACTGCCAGATCAACGTCATCGGCAAGGGCGTCAAGGCACTCGAGGACGACTACCTGCCCCACGTCATCACCTGCGAGAACGGCGGCGCCAGCTTGGAAGCGCTGAAGGCGCAGGCGATCGCGGCGCGCTCCGTCGCCTACTACAACATCGCGACCCAGGGCTCGATCTGCGACGGGCAGGGTTGCCAGGTCTACTCCTGCGGAGCCGCACCTCAGGCCAAGCACTTCCAAGCCGTGAAGGAGACGGCGGGTATGTACCTCTCCTTCGCCGGCGCGCTCACCTACGGCTTCTACGTCGCGGGCGACACCAACACCGGTGGCTCGGGCTGCGTCGGCTCGAGCGGCAGCACCGAGAAGTACGTCACCTACAACTGGGGCAAGACCGGCGGCGCCGTGAAGCAGACCTCGCTCGGCTACATCGGCCCGCCCGGCTTCGGTCAGAACCGCGGCTGTATGGGTCAGTGGGGCGCGCGCTGCCTGGAGAGCAAGGGCTGGGGCCACATGGACATCCTGCGCTTCTACTACGGCAGCGACATCCAAGTGCTGAAGGCATCGGGTCCCTGCGTGCAGAGCTGCAAGGCGCACTGCGAAGGCAGCACCATCGTCGGCGCCGACTGCGGCAAGGGCGACTGCGCTGCCTACGGCGCGACCTGCGTGGACGATTCGAAGGGCGTGCGCTGCGCCAGCGTGTTCTGCCCGGCACAGGGCCAGAAGAAGGTGTGCATCGACGACAAGCTCATCGGCGACTGCAACGACGGCGCGATCTCGTCCGGTGACTGCTCGGTGTACGGCGCGAAGTGCGTGGACGACGCCAAGGGCGCGCGCTGCGTCAGCGTGTTCTGCCCGGCGCAGGGCCAGAAGAAGGTGTGCATCGACGACAAGATCATCGGCGACTGCGACGACGGCGGGATCTCCACGGGAGACTGCTCGGTCTACGCGGCCAAATGCGTGGACGACGCGAAGGGCGCGCGCTGCGCCAGCTTGTTCTGCGACGGCGCACCCGGCAAGGCGCACGACGTGTGCCTGCCCAACGGGCAGCTCGGGCACTGCACCGACGCCGGCGGCCTCTCCGCGGAGGACTGCCCGGCCGACGAGCCCTGCACCGACACGGCCGCCGGGGCGCAGTGTGGCGAGACGCCGCCCACGACGTCGAGCGGGGGCACGGGCGGCAGCGCGCCGACCTCGGGTGGCGCGAGCGGTGCGGGAGGCGCAGCGCCCAGCCCGATCAGCCCCGACGCGGGGGTGGTCGCCGACGACTCCGGCTGCTCGGTGGGCGGACCTGGGCGCGGAGCGATGCCGGCGCTGGTGCTGCTGGTGCTCGGTGCCTGTGCCGCGGTCCGTCGCAAGCAGGCCCGGCTCGCCGCGCTCGCAGTCCTGTTGCTCGGCGCCGCGGGCTGCTCGGCGGGAAACCCGGAGGGCGGCGATGCCGACGAAGAGCAGTGCGAGGCGCCGACGCTGGCCCAGAGCGCCGAGGCCCTCTCCAGCATCGACTGCGGCGAGCACGGCGACACCGGCTACTCGAGCGGCAGCCCCTTCCCGATCACCGTCGTGACCGTGGACGGCAAGCCCGTCGAGAAGGCCACGGCGAACGCCTACTACGTGATGGCGCAGGCGGCGGCGGCGGCGGGCGTGAACCTGAAGATCGTCAGCGGCTTCCGCACCATGGCGGAGCAGCAGTACTTCTACGGCTGCTACGTCAACTGCAACTGCAACAACTGCAACCTGGCCGCCAAGCCCGGCTACAGCAACCACCAGAGTGGGCATGCGCTGGACCTGAACACCTCGAGCGCGGGCGTGTACGCCTGGCTCGAGGCGCACGCCGGTGCCTACGGCTTCAAGCGCACCGTGCCCAGCGAGAACTGGCACTGGGAGTGGTGGGGCGGTGGGCCCGGCGGCGGGCCCTGCGGCAGCTGCAAGCCGCACTGCGACGGCAGCAAGATCGTCGGCGCGGACTGCGGCAAGGGCGACTGCGCCGCCTACGGCGCCACCTGCGTGGACGACGCCAAGGGCGTGCGCTGCGCCAGCGTGTTCTGCCCGGCGCAGGGACAGAAGAAGGTGTGCATCAACGACAAGCTGATCGGCGACTGCAACGACGGCGCGATCTCGTCCGGCGACTGCTCGGCGTACGGCGCGAAGTGCGTGGACGACGCCAAGGGCGCGCGCTGCGTCAGCGTCTTCTGCCCGGCCCTCGGTCAGAAGAAGGTGTGCCTGGACGACAAGCTGATCGGCGACTGCAACGACGGCGCCATCTCCGCGGGAGACTGCTCGATCTACGCGGCCAAATGCGTGGACGACGCGAAGGGCGCGCGCTGCGCCAGCCTGTTCTGCGACGACGCACCTGGCAAGGCGCATGACGTGTGTCTGCCGAACGGGCAGCTCGGTCACTGCACCGACGCCGGCGGCCTCTCCGCGGAGGACTGCCCCGCCGGCGAGCCCTGCACCGACACCGCCGCCGGGGCGCAGTGCGGCGAGACGCCCGCGCCCGCTCCGAGCGGCGGCTCCGGGGGCTCGGGCGCGGGAGGCTCGGGCTCCGGCTGGACCGGCGGCGCCGGCGGTGGCAGCAGCGGCGGAAAGCCAGGGGCTTCGCCGAGCAGCGGCGGCAAGCCCGGCTCGAGCGCCGAGGACGTCGAAGCGGGCTGCAGCTGCTCCATGCCGGGCGAGAGCGCGCCGCGCTCGCTGCCGGCGCACTTGGCCCTCGCTGCGCTGGCGTTGCTCGGCGCGCGGCGTCGCGCAGCCCTCTGA
- a CDS encoding serine/threonine protein kinase has translation MEAGSSGRSFGSLPPPGGGKEELRATLLRPYFLRLRAERGESACRSLVATLGLTEHVLDDDSAWLSVGAATRALSALGTALGESAIAQRGEWATHPEALGAYVRMLRVASSLPDAYQYLCAHSSESTRVGSYTLDRASRSQVSITYRPREESGDEERDPLLCTLRRSELGALPRLWGQADASVADVACLARGEASCSYVVSWKPVARRRAVPIAAGLGALACAGGVAFSGSALASGIAGSLGGVLGAAVGFLQNRVAKERAARVLEKHRIAALERGLELKGAIGSIPGDLVGVVLGGKYRIRQRIAAGGIGTVYSAEHVTLGSHVAIKVLRGAAAEDAAEVARLRREARVQVFVEHPNIVQVLDLDQMPDGSIYVVMELLQGMTLARRVKTVGPLAPEEAVEVFSQVCRALDAAHTFGIVHRDMKPGNIFLCDDGTVKVLDFGMSKLAQAESITQQGFTLGTPEYMSPEQCIGAELDGRADLYSVGVVMYEALTGSLPFNVSKRRALLELHQREHPAPLRARRPDLGLPERLDQAVLACLEKRPADRPASARELERRLQAALGAVRARAKP, from the coding sequence ATGGAGGCGGGCTCGAGCGGAAGGTCGTTCGGCAGCCTGCCTCCCCCAGGGGGCGGCAAGGAAGAGCTGCGCGCCACGCTGTTGCGGCCGTATTTCTTGAGGCTGCGCGCGGAGCGAGGCGAGTCGGCGTGCCGCAGCCTGGTCGCAACGCTCGGCCTCACCGAGCACGTCCTCGACGACGATTCGGCCTGGCTGTCGGTGGGCGCAGCCACGCGCGCGCTCTCCGCGCTCGGCACCGCGTTGGGCGAGAGCGCCATCGCTCAGCGAGGCGAGTGGGCCACCCACCCCGAGGCGCTGGGCGCCTACGTGCGCATGCTCCGCGTCGCGTCGTCGTTGCCCGACGCATACCAGTACCTGTGCGCTCACTCGAGCGAGAGCACTCGCGTCGGCAGCTACACGCTCGATAGGGCTTCCCGCTCCCAGGTCTCGATCACCTACCGCCCGCGCGAGGAGAGCGGCGACGAGGAGCGCGACCCGCTCTTGTGCACTCTGCGCCGTTCCGAGCTCGGAGCGCTGCCGCGGCTCTGGGGACAGGCGGACGCCAGCGTGGCCGACGTGGCCTGCCTCGCCCGCGGCGAGGCGAGTTGCAGCTACGTCGTGAGCTGGAAGCCCGTCGCGCGCCGCCGCGCCGTGCCCATCGCCGCCGGCCTGGGCGCGCTCGCCTGCGCCGGTGGGGTGGCGTTCTCCGGGAGCGCCTTGGCCTCCGGCATCGCCGGCTCGCTCGGAGGCGTGCTCGGAGCGGCGGTGGGGTTCTTGCAGAACCGCGTCGCCAAGGAGCGCGCCGCGCGGGTGCTCGAGAAGCACCGCATCGCCGCGCTGGAGCGCGGGCTCGAGCTGAAGGGCGCCATCGGCAGCATTCCCGGCGACCTGGTCGGCGTGGTGCTGGGCGGCAAGTATCGCATCCGCCAGCGCATCGCCGCCGGCGGCATCGGCACCGTCTACTCCGCGGAGCACGTCACGCTGGGCTCACACGTCGCGATCAAGGTGCTGCGCGGCGCCGCTGCCGAAGACGCCGCGGAGGTCGCGCGCCTCCGCCGCGAGGCGCGGGTGCAGGTCTTCGTCGAGCACCCCAACATCGTCCAGGTCCTCGACCTGGACCAGATGCCCGACGGGTCCATCTACGTGGTGATGGAGCTCTTGCAGGGCATGACGCTGGCCCGCAGGGTCAAGACCGTGGGCCCCCTCGCACCCGAAGAGGCCGTCGAGGTGTTCAGCCAGGTTTGTCGCGCGCTCGACGCCGCTCACACCTTCGGCATCGTCCACCGCGACATGAAGCCAGGGAACATCTTCCTGTGCGACGACGGCACGGTGAAGGTGCTCGATTTCGGCATGAGCAAGCTCGCCCAGGCCGAGTCGATCACCCAGCAGGGCTTCACACTGGGTACGCCAGAGTACATGTCGCCAGAGCAGTGCATCGGGGCGGAGCTCGACGGTCGCGCGGACCTGTACTCCGTCGGTGTGGTGATGTACGAGGCGCTGACCGGCAGCTTGCCTTTCAACGTGTCGAAGCGCCGCGCGCTGCTCGAGCTCCACCAGCGCGAGCACCCCGCGCCCCTGCGGGCCCGTCGCCCCGACCTGGGTCTGCCCGAGCGCCTCGATCAGGCGGTGCTCGCCTGCCTGGAAAAGCGCCCGGCGGACCGACCCGCGAGCGCCCGCGAGCTGGAGCGCCGACTGCAAGCCGCGCTCGGCGCCGTGCGCGCGCGCGCAAAGCCGTAG
- a CDS encoding LysM peptidoglycan-binding domain-containing protein, with amino-acid sequence MRAPKLLMLLGSALLLSLSADARGFTHVVQKGDTLAAIAERYYGLIQHEKLLVAANGLDARGGAPIVLGMRLEVPALSHRRIKKGDTWAELATVHLGAPHRADVLSMANGSSPWLPPADGAEILIPYNLPVMVTNADSIVSIAQKYMGDPNKAWVLDHYNGLKGKKLVPGDIVLVPLTELPLTEDGKKSVAEANPLLCSQAAGETRDKQRKVQAELPALTADVKSGRYVDAVGRGNRFLSVSSQLTTEQLAGVHRQLLEAYAALEAPGLARAACAEWRKLDTKAALDPVTMSPKLLEACADASP; translated from the coding sequence ATGCGCGCGCCCAAGCTCCTGATGCTGCTCGGCAGCGCCCTGCTGCTCTCGCTCTCCGCAGACGCCCGCGGGTTCACCCACGTCGTCCAGAAGGGCGACACCCTGGCCGCCATCGCCGAGCGCTACTACGGGCTGATCCAGCACGAGAAGCTCTTGGTGGCCGCCAATGGGCTGGACGCGCGAGGCGGCGCGCCCATCGTGCTCGGGATGCGCCTGGAGGTCCCGGCCCTGTCCCACCGTCGCATCAAGAAGGGCGACACCTGGGCGGAGCTCGCCACCGTGCACCTGGGCGCCCCGCATCGGGCGGACGTGCTCAGCATGGCAAACGGCTCGAGCCCCTGGCTGCCCCCGGCGGATGGCGCTGAAATCCTGATCCCGTACAACCTTCCGGTGATGGTCACGAATGCCGACAGCATCGTGAGCATCGCACAGAAGTACATGGGCGACCCCAACAAGGCTTGGGTCCTCGACCACTACAACGGCCTGAAGGGAAAGAAGCTCGTTCCGGGCGACATCGTGCTCGTCCCCCTGACCGAGCTCCCCTTGACGGAGGACGGCAAGAAGTCCGTCGCAGAGGCCAACCCCCTGCTCTGCTCGCAGGCTGCGGGCGAGACCCGCGACAAGCAGCGCAAGGTGCAGGCCGAGCTGCCGGCGCTCACGGCGGACGTGAAGAGCGGGCGCTACGTCGACGCGGTTGGTCGCGGCAACCGCTTTCTCTCGGTCAGCTCGCAGCTCACCACGGAGCAGCTCGCGGGGGTGCACCGCCAGCTGCTCGAGGCCTACGCCGCGCTGGAAGCCCCGGGCCTGGCGCGCGCGGCTTGCGCGGAGTGGCGCAAGCTCGACACCAAGGCGGCCCTCGACCCGGTGACGATGAGCCCGAAGCTCCTGGAAGCCTGCGCGGATGCCAGCCCGTGA
- a CDS encoding serine/threonine protein kinase produces the protein MSQTSSFSPSSGPVGPGSLVGGRYRIETVLGDGASGVVYRAECVEARESGESSAVQVGQRVALKVIHRHLARDHQISRRFHREARILRKLRGPNLVPLLDFGETEEGLLFMALEHVQGTPLDVLLKTEKVEPARAVELVRQICCALDVAHAEGVVHRDLKPGNVVVERDAESGTETARVLDFGLAKVLRGDASQSLTALTQQNMVFGTPEYMAPEAARGDEVDSRSDIYAAGIILYELLTGSVPFDGKNPIAIMTAHLTDTVVLPSERAPDAGITPALDAVVGHALAKTPDERYPSAAALATVLATAVRRPRDVASTAPPPPEQDLGSRDTELSVGEPAPSPDKTTHAELRSPPMSWFWLIAVVAALLGIAAGVVLSLTGS, from the coding sequence ATGAGCCAGACTAGCAGCTTCAGCCCCAGCTCTGGACCAGTCGGGCCGGGTTCACTGGTGGGCGGACGCTACCGCATCGAGACCGTGCTCGGCGACGGCGCGAGCGGGGTCGTGTATCGGGCGGAGTGCGTCGAGGCGCGCGAGTCGGGAGAGTCGTCGGCCGTTCAGGTAGGACAGCGCGTCGCGCTCAAGGTGATCCACCGCCACCTGGCGCGCGATCACCAGATCAGCCGGCGCTTCCACCGTGAGGCGCGCATCCTGCGCAAGCTGCGCGGGCCGAACCTGGTGCCGCTGCTCGACTTCGGGGAGACGGAAGAGGGGCTCCTGTTCATGGCGCTGGAGCACGTGCAGGGAACCCCCCTCGACGTGCTGCTCAAGACCGAGAAGGTCGAGCCGGCGCGGGCGGTGGAGCTGGTCCGACAGATCTGCTGCGCCTTGGACGTCGCGCACGCGGAAGGCGTGGTGCACCGGGATTTGAAGCCTGGAAACGTCGTCGTCGAGCGGGACGCCGAGAGCGGCACGGAGACGGCTCGAGTGCTGGATTTCGGTTTGGCCAAGGTGCTGCGCGGCGACGCTAGCCAGTCACTGACCGCGCTGACTCAGCAGAACATGGTGTTCGGCACCCCGGAGTACATGGCGCCGGAGGCCGCTCGCGGCGACGAGGTGGACTCGCGCAGCGACATCTACGCGGCGGGCATCATTCTTTACGAGCTCTTGACCGGGAGCGTGCCCTTCGACGGCAAGAACCCCATTGCGATCATGACCGCACACCTGACGGACACGGTGGTGCTGCCATCCGAGCGCGCTCCGGACGCGGGCATCACGCCCGCGCTCGACGCCGTGGTCGGCCACGCGCTGGCCAAGACGCCCGACGAGCGCTACCCCTCCGCCGCGGCGCTGGCCACGGTGCTGGCCACGGCAGTGCGCCGGCCTCGCGACGTCGCCTCCACGGCCCCGCCGCCACCCGAGCAAGACTTGGGCAGCCGCGACACCGAGCTCTCCGTCGGCGAACCAGCGCCGTCGCCGGACAAAACGACTCACGCCGAGCTCAGAAGCCCCCCAATGAGCTGGTTCTGGCTGATCGCCGTGGTGGCGGCCCTGCTCGGAATTGCAGCGGGAGTCGTGCTCAGCTTGACCGGTAGCTAG
- a CDS encoding serine/threonine protein kinase yields MSQIVRAGQVSPEESVLPDAPSRYVVGEIVADKYKLISLLGEGGMGSVWVAKNLALDAQVALKLIRGDMATKATEDRFLTEARAAARLKHPAICRVFDFGRTRHDEPFMVMELMQGETLGEVLDRERQLPAVQAVQILLPIADALGSAHARGVVHRDLKPDNIYLADTDGRLQPKILDFGIAKLAASNVSDHRITQAGTVVGSPDYMAPEQARGMEDIDHRADIWELCVLLYECVTGRVPFEDANYNALLRHIIEDEIRPILEFGAGDAELWAVMQKGFEKDREKRYQSMRELGEALAAWLMARGVSEDVSGHSLRATWVEPMPTGRISLVSLATARASTPPPALFPARQTPQVEIATVPPPPIVESAPAPPLPAPSPKRRVALIAMVVVVAMALAGFFAVRASVGGTTPPVAAGPDEGAHGAPQAAPPATAAPTPAASAPPEPAGAEPAQAAAPGSARGKKKALPAAAPPTPEASAKSSPTAAPTPAKPKGGYAEDLGF; encoded by the coding sequence GTGTCGCAAATCGTCCGCGCTGGCCAAGTGAGCCCAGAGGAGAGCGTTCTCCCGGACGCACCCTCGCGCTACGTGGTGGGCGAGATCGTCGCGGACAAGTACAAGCTCATCAGCCTGCTCGGGGAGGGCGGAATGGGCTCGGTGTGGGTGGCGAAGAACCTGGCGCTCGACGCCCAGGTCGCGCTCAAGCTGATCCGCGGCGACATGGCCACCAAGGCCACGGAGGACCGCTTCCTCACCGAGGCCCGGGCGGCAGCGCGGCTGAAACACCCCGCCATCTGCCGGGTCTTCGACTTCGGGCGCACCCGGCACGACGAACCGTTCATGGTGATGGAGCTCATGCAGGGCGAGACCCTGGGTGAGGTCCTCGACCGCGAGCGCCAGCTGCCCGCCGTGCAGGCCGTGCAGATCTTGCTACCCATCGCCGATGCGCTGGGCTCGGCCCACGCGCGCGGCGTCGTGCATCGGGACCTGAAGCCGGACAACATCTACCTGGCCGACACCGACGGCAGGCTGCAGCCCAAGATCCTCGACTTCGGCATCGCCAAGCTCGCCGCCAGCAACGTCAGCGACCACCGCATCACCCAGGCGGGGACCGTCGTGGGCAGCCCGGACTACATGGCGCCGGAGCAGGCGCGGGGGATGGAGGACATCGATCACCGGGCGGACATCTGGGAGCTCTGCGTGCTCCTGTACGAGTGCGTGACCGGACGCGTGCCCTTCGAGGACGCGAACTACAACGCGCTGCTCCGTCACATCATCGAGGACGAGATCCGTCCCATTCTCGAGTTCGGCGCCGGCGACGCGGAGCTCTGGGCCGTGATGCAGAAGGGCTTCGAGAAGGACCGCGAGAAGCGCTACCAGAGCATGCGCGAGCTGGGCGAAGCCCTGGCGGCGTGGCTGATGGCGCGTGGTGTGTCGGAGGACGTGAGCGGGCACTCGCTCCGCGCCACCTGGGTCGAGCCGATGCCGACGGGGCGCATCTCGCTGGTTTCGCTGGCGACCGCTCGCGCGTCCACGCCGCCGCCCGCACTCTTCCCCGCGCGCCAGACCCCCCAGGTCGAGATCGCCACCGTCCCGCCACCGCCCATCGTGGAGAGCGCGCCCGCGCCCCCGCTGCCCGCGCCTTCACCGAAGCGCCGCGTCGCGCTGATCGCGATGGTGGTGGTCGTCGCGATGGCGCTGGCCGGGTTCTTCGCGGTGCGCGCCAGCGTCGGGGGGACGACGCCACCGGTAGCGGCCGGCCCCGACGAAGGCGCGCACGGCGCGCCGCAGGCTGCTCCTCCGGCTACCGCAGCGCCGACGCCGGCCGCCTCAGCCCCGCCGGAGCCCGCGGGGGCGGAACCCGCCCAGGCCGCGGCGCCCGGGAGCGCGCGCGGGAAAAAGAAGGCGTTGCCGGCTGCAGCTCCCCCAACGCCGGAAGCCAGCGCGAAATCTTCCCCCACCGCGGCCCCGACACCAGCTAAACCCAAAGGTGGCTATGCGGAGGATCTGGGGTTCTGA